The Drosophila mauritiana strain mau12 chromosome 2R, ASM438214v1, whole genome shotgun sequence genome has a segment encoding these proteins:
- the LOC117137066 gene encoding antichymotrypsin-2 isoform X8 — protein MDYRLVPCACWLLPLLGLALSPFPSVHSADVTMADAAHQEFARRLALFSINVYGKLSAQKPGENIVFSPFSIQTCAAMARLGAEKETATQLDQGLGLASSDPEQIAQSFHQVLAAYQDSQILRIANKIFVMDGYQLRQEFDQLLSKQFLSAAQSVDFSKNVQAAATINNWVEQRTNHLIKDLVPASVLNSASRLVLVNAIHFKGAWQHQFSKHLTRPDTFHLDGERTVRVSMMSLKQSLRYADLPALDATALELPYKDSDLSMLIVLPKTKTGLPALEEKLRLTTLSQITQALYETKVALKLPRFKAEFQVELSDVFQKLGMSRMFSDQAEFGKMLQSPEPLKVSAIIHKAFIEVNEEGTEAAAATVWRVMGVAAFNRKRFIANHPFAFYVKNHFDLPIFAGRYLG, from the exons ATGGATTATCGTTTGGTGCCATGTG CTTGCTGGTTGCTCCCCCTGCTCGGCCTAGCCCTCTCCCCGTTTCCATCGGTCCATTCGGCTGACGTCACCATGGCCGACGCCGCCCACCAGGAGTTCGCCCGCCGGCTGGCCCTTTTCTCTATCAACGTGTACGGCAAGCTGTCGGCGCAGAAGCCCGGCGAGAACATCGTCTTCTCGCCCTTTTCCATCCAGACCTGTGCGGCGATGGCCAGGCTGGGTGCAGAAAAGGAGACGGCTACGCAGCTGGACCAGGGACTGGGTTTGGCCTCTAGCGACCCAGAGCAAATCGCACAGAGTTTCCACCAGGTGCTGGCCGCCTACCAGGACAGCCAGATCTTGCGCATCGCCAACAAGATTTTCGTGATGGATGGCTACCAGCTGCGCCAGGAGTTTGACCAGCTGTTATCCAAGCAGTTCCTCTCGGCGGCTCAGAGCGTGGACTTTTCCAAAAATGTCCAAGCAGCGGCAACCATCAACAATTGGGTTGAGCAGCGGACCAACCACCTGATCAAGGATCTTGTGCCGGCTAGTGTATTGAACTCCGCCTCGCGACTGGTCCTTGTGAACGCCATTCACTTCAAGGGCGCCTGGCAGCACCAGTTCAGTAAACACTTAACCCGCCCGGACACCTTTCACCTGGATGGCGAGCGGACCGTTCGGGTTTCGATGATGAGTTTAAAGCAGAGTCTCCGCTATGCCGATCTGCCGGCGCTAGATGCCACGGCCCTGGAACTGCCCTACAAGGACTCAGACCTCTCTATGCTGATCGTTCTGCCCAAAACCAAGACGGGTCTGCCCGCCCTGGAGGAGAAGTTGCGCCTCACGACCCTCTCGCAGATCACGCAGGCGTTGTACGAAACAAAGGTGGCGCTCAAATTGCCCAGGTTCAAGGCAGAGTTCCAAGTGGAGTTGTCTGATGTTTTCCAGAAG CTGGGCATGTCAAGGATGTTCTCCGATCAGGCTGAATTCGGAAAAATGCTACAAAGTCCGGAGCCATTGAAAGTGTCAGCCATCATACACAAGGCCTTCATAGAAGTCAACGAGGAGGGAACGGAGGCTGCTGCCGCCACGG TATGGCGGGTGATGGGCGTGGCTGCCTTCAATCGCAAACGCTTCATTGCCAACCATCCCTTTGCTTTCTACGTGAAGAACCATTTCGATCTGCCGATATTCGCTGGGCGCTACTTGGGTTAG
- the LOC117137066 gene encoding antichymotrypsin-2 isoform X5, with amino-acid sequence MKSSTPHPRSIWILTACWLLPLLGLALSPFPSVHSADVTMADAAHQEFARRLALFSINVYGKLSAQKPGENIVFSPFSIQTCAAMARLGAEKETATQLDQGLGLASSDPEQIAQSFHQVLAAYQDSQILRIANKIFVMDGYQLRQEFDQLLSKQFLSAAQSVDFSKNVQAAATINNWVEQRTNHLIKDLVPASVLNSASRLVLVNAIHFKGAWQHQFSKHLTRPDTFHLDGERTVRVSMMSLKQSLRYADLPALDATALELPYKDSDLSMLIVLPKTKTGLPALEEKLRLTTLSQITQALYETKVALKLPRFKAEFQVELSDVFQKLGMSRMFSDQAEFGKMLQSPEPLKVSAIIHKAFIEVNEEGTEAAAATVWRVMGVAAFNRKRFIANHPFAFYVKNHFDLPIFAGRYLG; translated from the exons atgaaatcGAGCACACCTCATCCACGGTCGATTTGGATACTTACAGCTTGCTGGTTGCTCCCCCTGCTCGGCCTAGCCCTCTCCCCGTTTCCATCGGTCCATTCGGCTGACGTCACCATGGCCGACGCCGCCCACCAGGAGTTCGCCCGCCGGCTGGCCCTTTTCTCTATCAACGTGTACGGCAAGCTGTCGGCGCAGAAGCCCGGCGAGAACATCGTCTTCTCGCCCTTTTCCATCCAGACCTGTGCGGCGATGGCCAGGCTGGGTGCAGAAAAGGAGACGGCTACGCAGCTGGACCAGGGACTGGGTTTGGCCTCTAGCGACCCAGAGCAAATCGCACAGAGTTTCCACCAGGTGCTGGCCGCCTACCAGGACAGCCAGATCTTGCGCATCGCCAACAAGATTTTCGTGATGGATGGCTACCAGCTGCGCCAGGAGTTTGACCAGCTGTTATCCAAGCAGTTCCTCTCGGCGGCTCAGAGCGTGGACTTTTCCAAAAATGTCCAAGCAGCGGCAACCATCAACAATTGGGTTGAGCAGCGGACCAACCACCTGATCAAGGATCTTGTGCCGGCTAGTGTATTGAACTCCGCCTCGCGACTGGTCCTTGTGAACGCCATTCACTTCAAGGGCGCCTGGCAGCACCAGTTCAGTAAACACTTAACCCGCCCGGACACCTTTCACCTGGATGGCGAGCGGACCGTTCGGGTTTCGATGATGAGTTTAAAGCAGAGTCTCCGCTATGCCGATCTGCCGGCGCTAGATGCCACGGCCCTGGAACTGCCCTACAAGGACTCAGACCTCTCTATGCTGATCGTTCTGCCCAAAACCAAGACGGGTCTGCCCGCCCTGGAGGAGAAGTTGCGCCTCACGACCCTCTCGCAGATCACGCAGGCGTTGTACGAAACAAAGGTGGCGCTCAAATTGCCCAGGTTCAAGGCAGAGTTCCAAGTGGAGTTGTCTGATGTTTTCCAGAAG CTGGGCATGTCAAGGATGTTCTCCGATCAGGCTGAATTCGGAAAAATGCTACAAAGTCCGGAGCCATTGAAAGTGTCAGCCATCATACACAAGGCCTTCATAGAAGTCAACGAGGAGGGAACGGAGGCTGCTGCCGCCACGG TATGGCGGGTGATGGGCGTGGCTGCCTTCAATCGCAAACGCTTCATTGCCAACCATCCCTTTGCTTTCTACGTGAAGAACCATTTCGATCTGCCGATATTCGCTGGGCGCTACTTGGGTTAG
- the LOC117137066 gene encoding antichymotrypsin-2 isoform X7, producing MDYRLVPCACWLLPLLGLALSPFPSVHSADVTMADAAHQEFARRLALFSINVYGKLSAQKPGENIVFSPFSIQTCAAMARLGAEKETATQLDQGLGLASSDPEQIAQSFHQVLAAYQDSQILRIANKIFVMDGYQLRQEFDQLLSKQFLSAAQSVDFSKNVQAAATINNWVEQRTNHLIKDLVPASVLNSASRLVLVNAIHFKGAWQHQFSKHLTRPDTFHLDGERTVRVSMMSLKQSLRYADLPALDATALELPYKDSDLSMLIVLPKTKTGLPALEEKLRLTTLSQITQALYETKVALKLPRFKAEFQVELSDVFQKLGMSRMFSDQAEFGKMLQSPEPLKVSAIIHKAFIEVNEEGTEAAAATGMVMSLTSLPMPKPDPIRFHVDHPFTFYILNKDSTALFAGSIKKL from the exons ATGGATTATCGTTTGGTGCCATGTG CTTGCTGGTTGCTCCCCCTGCTCGGCCTAGCCCTCTCCCCGTTTCCATCGGTCCATTCGGCTGACGTCACCATGGCCGACGCCGCCCACCAGGAGTTCGCCCGCCGGCTGGCCCTTTTCTCTATCAACGTGTACGGCAAGCTGTCGGCGCAGAAGCCCGGCGAGAACATCGTCTTCTCGCCCTTTTCCATCCAGACCTGTGCGGCGATGGCCAGGCTGGGTGCAGAAAAGGAGACGGCTACGCAGCTGGACCAGGGACTGGGTTTGGCCTCTAGCGACCCAGAGCAAATCGCACAGAGTTTCCACCAGGTGCTGGCCGCCTACCAGGACAGCCAGATCTTGCGCATCGCCAACAAGATTTTCGTGATGGATGGCTACCAGCTGCGCCAGGAGTTTGACCAGCTGTTATCCAAGCAGTTCCTCTCGGCGGCTCAGAGCGTGGACTTTTCCAAAAATGTCCAAGCAGCGGCAACCATCAACAATTGGGTTGAGCAGCGGACCAACCACCTGATCAAGGATCTTGTGCCGGCTAGTGTATTGAACTCCGCCTCGCGACTGGTCCTTGTGAACGCCATTCACTTCAAGGGCGCCTGGCAGCACCAGTTCAGTAAACACTTAACCCGCCCGGACACCTTTCACCTGGATGGCGAGCGGACCGTTCGGGTTTCGATGATGAGTTTAAAGCAGAGTCTCCGCTATGCCGATCTGCCGGCGCTAGATGCCACGGCCCTGGAACTGCCCTACAAGGACTCAGACCTCTCTATGCTGATCGTTCTGCCCAAAACCAAGACGGGTCTGCCCGCCCTGGAGGAGAAGTTGCGCCTCACGACCCTCTCGCAGATCACGCAGGCGTTGTACGAAACAAAGGTGGCGCTCAAATTGCCCAGGTTCAAGGCAGAGTTCCAAGTGGAGTTGTCTGATGTTTTCCAGAAG CTGGGCATGTCAAGGATGTTCTCCGATCAGGCTGAATTCGGAAAAATGCTACAAAGTCCGGAGCCATTGAAAGTGTCAGCCATCATACACAAGGCCTTCATAGAAGTCAACGAGGAGGGAACGGAGGCTGCTGCCGCCACGG GTATGGTCATGAGCCTCACTTCGCTGCCCATGCCGAAGCCGGATCCGATACGTTTCCATGTCGACCATccatttacattttacatCCTTAACAAGGACTCAACCGCTCTCTTTGCTGGCAGCATAAAGAAACTCTAA
- the LOC117137066 gene encoding antichymotrypsin-2 isoform X4 → MKSSTPHPRSIWILTACWLLPLLGLALSPFPSVHSADVTMADAAHQEFARRLALFSINVYGKLSAQKPGENIVFSPFSIQTCAAMARLGAEKETATQLDQGLGLASSDPEQIAQSFHQVLAAYQDSQILRIANKIFVMDGYQLRQEFDQLLSKQFLSAAQSVDFSKNVQAAATINNWVEQRTNHLIKDLVPASVLNSASRLVLVNAIHFKGAWQHQFSKHLTRPDTFHLDGERTVRVSMMSLKQSLRYADLPALDATALELPYKDSDLSMLIVLPKTKTGLPALEEKLRLTTLSQITQALYETKVALKLPRFKAEFQVELSDVFQKLGMSRMFSDQAEFGKMLQSPEPLKVSAIIHKAFIEVNEEGTEAAAATGMVMSLTSLPMPKPDPIRFHVDHPFTFYILNKDSTALFAGSIKKL, encoded by the exons atgaaatcGAGCACACCTCATCCACGGTCGATTTGGATACTTACAGCTTGCTGGTTGCTCCCCCTGCTCGGCCTAGCCCTCTCCCCGTTTCCATCGGTCCATTCGGCTGACGTCACCATGGCCGACGCCGCCCACCAGGAGTTCGCCCGCCGGCTGGCCCTTTTCTCTATCAACGTGTACGGCAAGCTGTCGGCGCAGAAGCCCGGCGAGAACATCGTCTTCTCGCCCTTTTCCATCCAGACCTGTGCGGCGATGGCCAGGCTGGGTGCAGAAAAGGAGACGGCTACGCAGCTGGACCAGGGACTGGGTTTGGCCTCTAGCGACCCAGAGCAAATCGCACAGAGTTTCCACCAGGTGCTGGCCGCCTACCAGGACAGCCAGATCTTGCGCATCGCCAACAAGATTTTCGTGATGGATGGCTACCAGCTGCGCCAGGAGTTTGACCAGCTGTTATCCAAGCAGTTCCTCTCGGCGGCTCAGAGCGTGGACTTTTCCAAAAATGTCCAAGCAGCGGCAACCATCAACAATTGGGTTGAGCAGCGGACCAACCACCTGATCAAGGATCTTGTGCCGGCTAGTGTATTGAACTCCGCCTCGCGACTGGTCCTTGTGAACGCCATTCACTTCAAGGGCGCCTGGCAGCACCAGTTCAGTAAACACTTAACCCGCCCGGACACCTTTCACCTGGATGGCGAGCGGACCGTTCGGGTTTCGATGATGAGTTTAAAGCAGAGTCTCCGCTATGCCGATCTGCCGGCGCTAGATGCCACGGCCCTGGAACTGCCCTACAAGGACTCAGACCTCTCTATGCTGATCGTTCTGCCCAAAACCAAGACGGGTCTGCCCGCCCTGGAGGAGAAGTTGCGCCTCACGACCCTCTCGCAGATCACGCAGGCGTTGTACGAAACAAAGGTGGCGCTCAAATTGCCCAGGTTCAAGGCAGAGTTCCAAGTGGAGTTGTCTGATGTTTTCCAGAAG CTGGGCATGTCAAGGATGTTCTCCGATCAGGCTGAATTCGGAAAAATGCTACAAAGTCCGGAGCCATTGAAAGTGTCAGCCATCATACACAAGGCCTTCATAGAAGTCAACGAGGAGGGAACGGAGGCTGCTGCCGCCACGG GTATGGTCATGAGCCTCACTTCGCTGCCCATGCCGAAGCCGGATCCGATACGTTTCCATGTCGACCATccatttacattttacatCCTTAACAAGGACTCAACCGCTCTCTTTGCTGGCAGCATAAAGAAACTCTAA
- the LOC117137066 gene encoding antichymotrypsin-2 isoform X6, producing the protein MDYRLVPCACWLLPLLGLALSPFPSVHSADVTMADAAHQEFARRLALFSINVYGKLSAQKPGENIVFSPFSIQTCAAMARLGAEKETATQLDQGLGLASSDPEQIAQSFHQVLAAYQDSQILRIANKIFVMDGYQLRQEFDQLLSKQFLSAAQSVDFSKNVQAAATINNWVEQRTNHLIKDLVPASVLNSASRLVLVNAIHFKGAWQHQFSKHLTRPDTFHLDGERTVRVSMMSLKQSLRYADLPALDATALELPYKDSDLSMLIVLPKTKTGLPALEEKLRLTTLSQITQALYETKVALKLPRFKAEFQVELSDVFQKLGMSRMFSDQAEFGKMLQSPEPLKVSAIIHKAFIEVNEEGTEAAAATGMVMCYATMLTFEPQPVQFHVQHPFNYYIINKDSTILFAGRINKF; encoded by the exons ATGGATTATCGTTTGGTGCCATGTG CTTGCTGGTTGCTCCCCCTGCTCGGCCTAGCCCTCTCCCCGTTTCCATCGGTCCATTCGGCTGACGTCACCATGGCCGACGCCGCCCACCAGGAGTTCGCCCGCCGGCTGGCCCTTTTCTCTATCAACGTGTACGGCAAGCTGTCGGCGCAGAAGCCCGGCGAGAACATCGTCTTCTCGCCCTTTTCCATCCAGACCTGTGCGGCGATGGCCAGGCTGGGTGCAGAAAAGGAGACGGCTACGCAGCTGGACCAGGGACTGGGTTTGGCCTCTAGCGACCCAGAGCAAATCGCACAGAGTTTCCACCAGGTGCTGGCCGCCTACCAGGACAGCCAGATCTTGCGCATCGCCAACAAGATTTTCGTGATGGATGGCTACCAGCTGCGCCAGGAGTTTGACCAGCTGTTATCCAAGCAGTTCCTCTCGGCGGCTCAGAGCGTGGACTTTTCCAAAAATGTCCAAGCAGCGGCAACCATCAACAATTGGGTTGAGCAGCGGACCAACCACCTGATCAAGGATCTTGTGCCGGCTAGTGTATTGAACTCCGCCTCGCGACTGGTCCTTGTGAACGCCATTCACTTCAAGGGCGCCTGGCAGCACCAGTTCAGTAAACACTTAACCCGCCCGGACACCTTTCACCTGGATGGCGAGCGGACCGTTCGGGTTTCGATGATGAGTTTAAAGCAGAGTCTCCGCTATGCCGATCTGCCGGCGCTAGATGCCACGGCCCTGGAACTGCCCTACAAGGACTCAGACCTCTCTATGCTGATCGTTCTGCCCAAAACCAAGACGGGTCTGCCCGCCCTGGAGGAGAAGTTGCGCCTCACGACCCTCTCGCAGATCACGCAGGCGTTGTACGAAACAAAGGTGGCGCTCAAATTGCCCAGGTTCAAGGCAGAGTTCCAAGTGGAGTTGTCTGATGTTTTCCAGAAG CTGGGCATGTCAAGGATGTTCTCCGATCAGGCTGAATTCGGAAAAATGCTACAAAGTCCGGAGCCATTGAAAGTGTCAGCCATCATACACAAGGCCTTCATAGAAGTCAACGAGGAGGGAACGGAGGCTGCTGCCGCCACGG GAATGGTCATGTGCTACGCCACCATGCTCACGTTCGAACCACAGCCCGTCCAATTCCATGTCCAGCATCCATTTAACTATTACATTATTAATAAGGATTCTACTATTTTGTTTGCGGGAAGAATCAACAAGTTTTGA
- the LOC117137066 gene encoding antichymotrypsin-2 isoform X3 gives MKSSTPHPRSIWILTACWLLPLLGLALSPFPSVHSADVTMADAAHQEFARRLALFSINVYGKLSAQKPGENIVFSPFSIQTCAAMARLGAEKETATQLDQGLGLASSDPEQIAQSFHQVLAAYQDSQILRIANKIFVMDGYQLRQEFDQLLSKQFLSAAQSVDFSKNVQAAATINNWVEQRTNHLIKDLVPASVLNSASRLVLVNAIHFKGAWQHQFSKHLTRPDTFHLDGERTVRVSMMSLKQSLRYADLPALDATALELPYKDSDLSMLIVLPKTKTGLPALEEKLRLTTLSQITQALYETKVALKLPRFKAEFQVELSDVFQKLGMSRMFSDQAEFGKMLQSPEPLKVSAIIHKAFIEVNEEGTEAAAATGMVMCYATMLTFEPQPVQFHVQHPFNYYIINKDSTILFAGRINKF, from the exons atgaaatcGAGCACACCTCATCCACGGTCGATTTGGATACTTACAGCTTGCTGGTTGCTCCCCCTGCTCGGCCTAGCCCTCTCCCCGTTTCCATCGGTCCATTCGGCTGACGTCACCATGGCCGACGCCGCCCACCAGGAGTTCGCCCGCCGGCTGGCCCTTTTCTCTATCAACGTGTACGGCAAGCTGTCGGCGCAGAAGCCCGGCGAGAACATCGTCTTCTCGCCCTTTTCCATCCAGACCTGTGCGGCGATGGCCAGGCTGGGTGCAGAAAAGGAGACGGCTACGCAGCTGGACCAGGGACTGGGTTTGGCCTCTAGCGACCCAGAGCAAATCGCACAGAGTTTCCACCAGGTGCTGGCCGCCTACCAGGACAGCCAGATCTTGCGCATCGCCAACAAGATTTTCGTGATGGATGGCTACCAGCTGCGCCAGGAGTTTGACCAGCTGTTATCCAAGCAGTTCCTCTCGGCGGCTCAGAGCGTGGACTTTTCCAAAAATGTCCAAGCAGCGGCAACCATCAACAATTGGGTTGAGCAGCGGACCAACCACCTGATCAAGGATCTTGTGCCGGCTAGTGTATTGAACTCCGCCTCGCGACTGGTCCTTGTGAACGCCATTCACTTCAAGGGCGCCTGGCAGCACCAGTTCAGTAAACACTTAACCCGCCCGGACACCTTTCACCTGGATGGCGAGCGGACCGTTCGGGTTTCGATGATGAGTTTAAAGCAGAGTCTCCGCTATGCCGATCTGCCGGCGCTAGATGCCACGGCCCTGGAACTGCCCTACAAGGACTCAGACCTCTCTATGCTGATCGTTCTGCCCAAAACCAAGACGGGTCTGCCCGCCCTGGAGGAGAAGTTGCGCCTCACGACCCTCTCGCAGATCACGCAGGCGTTGTACGAAACAAAGGTGGCGCTCAAATTGCCCAGGTTCAAGGCAGAGTTCCAAGTGGAGTTGTCTGATGTTTTCCAGAAG CTGGGCATGTCAAGGATGTTCTCCGATCAGGCTGAATTCGGAAAAATGCTACAAAGTCCGGAGCCATTGAAAGTGTCAGCCATCATACACAAGGCCTTCATAGAAGTCAACGAGGAGGGAACGGAGGCTGCTGCCGCCACGG GAATGGTCATGTGCTACGCCACCATGCTCACGTTCGAACCACAGCCCGTCCAATTCCATGTCCAGCATCCATTTAACTATTACATTATTAATAAGGATTCTACTATTTTGTTTGCGGGAAGAATCAACAAGTTTTGA
- the LOC117137066 gene encoding antichymotrypsin-2 isoform X1, translated as MKSSTPHPRSIWILTACWLLPLLGLALSPFPSVHSADVTMADAAHQEFARRLALFSINVYGKLSAQKPGENIVFSPFSIQTCAAMARLGAEKETATQLDQGLGLASSDPEQIAQSFHQVLAAYQDSQILRIANKIFVMDGYQLRQEFDQLLSKQFLSAAQSVDFSKNVQAAATINNWVEQRTNHLIKDLVPASVLNSASRLVLVNAIHFKGAWQHQFSKHLTRPDTFHLDGERTVRVSMMSLKQSLRYADLPALDATALELPYKDSDLSMLIVLPKTKTGLPALEEKLRLTTLSQITQALYETKVALKLPRFKAEFQVELSDVFQKLGMSRMFSDQAEFGKMLQSPEPLKVSAIIHKAFIEVNEEGTEAAAATGMAVRRKRAIMSPEEPIEFLADHPFTYVLVHQKDLPLFWGSVVRLEENTSASSEHDEL; from the exons atgaaatcGAGCACACCTCATCCACGGTCGATTTGGATACTTACAGCTTGCTGGTTGCTCCCCCTGCTCGGCCTAGCCCTCTCCCCGTTTCCATCGGTCCATTCGGCTGACGTCACCATGGCCGACGCCGCCCACCAGGAGTTCGCCCGCCGGCTGGCCCTTTTCTCTATCAACGTGTACGGCAAGCTGTCGGCGCAGAAGCCCGGCGAGAACATCGTCTTCTCGCCCTTTTCCATCCAGACCTGTGCGGCGATGGCCAGGCTGGGTGCAGAAAAGGAGACGGCTACGCAGCTGGACCAGGGACTGGGTTTGGCCTCTAGCGACCCAGAGCAAATCGCACAGAGTTTCCACCAGGTGCTGGCCGCCTACCAGGACAGCCAGATCTTGCGCATCGCCAACAAGATTTTCGTGATGGATGGCTACCAGCTGCGCCAGGAGTTTGACCAGCTGTTATCCAAGCAGTTCCTCTCGGCGGCTCAGAGCGTGGACTTTTCCAAAAATGTCCAAGCAGCGGCAACCATCAACAATTGGGTTGAGCAGCGGACCAACCACCTGATCAAGGATCTTGTGCCGGCTAGTGTATTGAACTCCGCCTCGCGACTGGTCCTTGTGAACGCCATTCACTTCAAGGGCGCCTGGCAGCACCAGTTCAGTAAACACTTAACCCGCCCGGACACCTTTCACCTGGATGGCGAGCGGACCGTTCGGGTTTCGATGATGAGTTTAAAGCAGAGTCTCCGCTATGCCGATCTGCCGGCGCTAGATGCCACGGCCCTGGAACTGCCCTACAAGGACTCAGACCTCTCTATGCTGATCGTTCTGCCCAAAACCAAGACGGGTCTGCCCGCCCTGGAGGAGAAGTTGCGCCTCACGACCCTCTCGCAGATCACGCAGGCGTTGTACGAAACAAAGGTGGCGCTCAAATTGCCCAGGTTCAAGGCAGAGTTCCAAGTGGAGTTGTCTGATGTTTTCCAGAAG CTGGGCATGTCAAGGATGTTCTCCGATCAGGCTGAATTCGGAAAAATGCTACAAAGTCCGGAGCCATTGAAAGTGTCAGCCATCATACACAAGGCCTTCATAGAAGTCAACGAGGAGGGAACGGAGGCTGCTGCCGCCACGG GCATGGCGGTGCGTAGGAAGCGCGCTATTATGTCGCCTGAGGAACCAATTGAGTTCCTTGCCGACCATCCTTTCACCTATGTCCTTGTGCATCAGAAGGATCTGCCATTGTTTTGGGGCTCAGTTGTGCGGCTCGAGGAAAATACCTCCGCCTCCAGTGAGCATGATGAGCTGTGA
- the LOC117137066 gene encoding antichymotrypsin-2 isoform X2: protein MDYRLVPCACWLLPLLGLALSPFPSVHSADVTMADAAHQEFARRLALFSINVYGKLSAQKPGENIVFSPFSIQTCAAMARLGAEKETATQLDQGLGLASSDPEQIAQSFHQVLAAYQDSQILRIANKIFVMDGYQLRQEFDQLLSKQFLSAAQSVDFSKNVQAAATINNWVEQRTNHLIKDLVPASVLNSASRLVLVNAIHFKGAWQHQFSKHLTRPDTFHLDGERTVRVSMMSLKQSLRYADLPALDATALELPYKDSDLSMLIVLPKTKTGLPALEEKLRLTTLSQITQALYETKVALKLPRFKAEFQVELSDVFQKLGMSRMFSDQAEFGKMLQSPEPLKVSAIIHKAFIEVNEEGTEAAAATGMAVRRKRAIMSPEEPIEFLADHPFTYVLVHQKDLPLFWGSVVRLEENTSASSEHDEL, encoded by the exons ATGGATTATCGTTTGGTGCCATGTG CTTGCTGGTTGCTCCCCCTGCTCGGCCTAGCCCTCTCCCCGTTTCCATCGGTCCATTCGGCTGACGTCACCATGGCCGACGCCGCCCACCAGGAGTTCGCCCGCCGGCTGGCCCTTTTCTCTATCAACGTGTACGGCAAGCTGTCGGCGCAGAAGCCCGGCGAGAACATCGTCTTCTCGCCCTTTTCCATCCAGACCTGTGCGGCGATGGCCAGGCTGGGTGCAGAAAAGGAGACGGCTACGCAGCTGGACCAGGGACTGGGTTTGGCCTCTAGCGACCCAGAGCAAATCGCACAGAGTTTCCACCAGGTGCTGGCCGCCTACCAGGACAGCCAGATCTTGCGCATCGCCAACAAGATTTTCGTGATGGATGGCTACCAGCTGCGCCAGGAGTTTGACCAGCTGTTATCCAAGCAGTTCCTCTCGGCGGCTCAGAGCGTGGACTTTTCCAAAAATGTCCAAGCAGCGGCAACCATCAACAATTGGGTTGAGCAGCGGACCAACCACCTGATCAAGGATCTTGTGCCGGCTAGTGTATTGAACTCCGCCTCGCGACTGGTCCTTGTGAACGCCATTCACTTCAAGGGCGCCTGGCAGCACCAGTTCAGTAAACACTTAACCCGCCCGGACACCTTTCACCTGGATGGCGAGCGGACCGTTCGGGTTTCGATGATGAGTTTAAAGCAGAGTCTCCGCTATGCCGATCTGCCGGCGCTAGATGCCACGGCCCTGGAACTGCCCTACAAGGACTCAGACCTCTCTATGCTGATCGTTCTGCCCAAAACCAAGACGGGTCTGCCCGCCCTGGAGGAGAAGTTGCGCCTCACGACCCTCTCGCAGATCACGCAGGCGTTGTACGAAACAAAGGTGGCGCTCAAATTGCCCAGGTTCAAGGCAGAGTTCCAAGTGGAGTTGTCTGATGTTTTCCAGAAG CTGGGCATGTCAAGGATGTTCTCCGATCAGGCTGAATTCGGAAAAATGCTACAAAGTCCGGAGCCATTGAAAGTGTCAGCCATCATACACAAGGCCTTCATAGAAGTCAACGAGGAGGGAACGGAGGCTGCTGCCGCCACGG GCATGGCGGTGCGTAGGAAGCGCGCTATTATGTCGCCTGAGGAACCAATTGAGTTCCTTGCCGACCATCCTTTCACCTATGTCCTTGTGCATCAGAAGGATCTGCCATTGTTTTGGGGCTCAGTTGTGCGGCTCGAGGAAAATACCTCCGCCTCCAGTGAGCATGATGAGCTGTGA